A single window of Aythya fuligula isolate bAytFul2 chromosome Z, bAytFul2.pri, whole genome shotgun sequence DNA harbors:
- the TRAPPC13 gene encoding trafficking protein particle complex subunit 13 isoform X4: protein MDVAQPKQEHLLALKVMRLTKPTLFTNIPVTCEERDLPGNLFNQLMKDDPSTVKGAEALMLGEMLTLPQNFGNIFLGETFSSYISVHNDSNQVVKDILVKADLQTSSQRLNLSASSAAVAELKPDCCIDDVIHHEVKEIGTHILVCAVSYTTQTGEKMYFRKFFKFQVLKPLDVKTKFYNAETDEVFLEAQIQNITTSPMFMEKVSLEPSIMYNVAELNTVETAGESESTFGSRTYLQPMDTRQYLYCLKPKQEFAEKAGVIKGVTVIGKLDIVWKTNLGERGRLQTSQLQRMAPGYGDVRLSLETIPDTVNLEEPFDITCKITNCSERTMDLVLEMCNTNSIHWCGVSGRQLGKLHPSSSLHLALTLLSSVQGLQSVSGLRLTDTFLKRTYEYDDIAQVCVVSSKVKQES from the exons TGATGAGGCTAACCAAACCTACCTTATTCACTAATATTCCGGTGACCTGTGAAGAGAGAGATTTGCCAG GTAATCTATTTAACCAGCTCATGAAAGATGATCCTTCTACTGTAAAAGGAGCAGAAGCTTTGATGCTAGGAGAAATGCTGACTTTGCCTCAAAATTTTGG aaatatatttctgggagaaacattttccagttACATTAGTGTACATAATGACAGTAACCAAGTTGTCAAGGACATACTGGTGAAG GCTGACCTTCAGACAAGTTCTCAGCGTCTGAACCTTTCAGCTTCTAGTGCTGCAGTGGCAGAACTTAAACCTGACTGTTGTATTGATGATGTGATTCATCATGAAGTAAAGGAAATAGGAACACACAT CTTAGTTTGTGCAGTAAGTTACACTACGCAGACAGGGGAGAAGATGTACTTCAGAAAGTTCTTCAAATTTCAG gTTCTCAAACCACTAGATGTCAAAACCAAATTCTACAATGCGGAG acAGATGAAGTGTTTCTGGAAGCTCAGATACAGAATATCACTACCTCTCCAATGTTTATGGAGAAGGTTTCTTTAGAGCCATCCATTATGTACAATGTTGCGGAACTGAACACAGTTGAAACAGCAGGGGAAAG tgagTCCACTTTTGGCTCAAGGACTTATTTACAACCTATGGATACACGTCAATACTTATACTGCCTAAAACCAAAGCAGGAATTTGCAGAGAAAGCTGGAGTAATAAAAGGTGTAACAGTGATTGGAAAACTAGACATCGTATGGAAAACGAATCTAGGTGAACGAGGAAGGCTGCAAACAAGCCAACTCCAAAGAATG GCACCTGGTTATGGTGATGTAAGGCTTTCTCTGGAGACAATACCAGACACTGTAAATTTGGAAGAACCTTTTGATATTACATGTAAAATAACAAATTGCAG TGAAAGGACTATGGATCTGGTTTTAGAAATGTGCAATACGAATTCCATCCACTGGTGTGGAGTTTCAGGAAGACAACTTGGAAAGCTGCACCCAAGTTCATCGCTCCATCTTGCACTTACGTTATTGTCTTCAGTGCAGGGATTACAA AGTGTTTCTGGCTTGAGACTTACAGACACATTTTTGAAGAGAACATATGAGTATGATGATATTGCTCAAGTCTGTGTGGTTTCTTCAAAAGTCAaacaagaaagctga
- the TRAPPC13 gene encoding trafficking protein particle complex subunit 13 isoform X2 — protein sequence MDVAQPKQEHLLALKVMRLTKPTLFTNIPVTCEERDLPGNLFNQLMKDDPSTVKGAEALMLGEMLTLPQNFGNIFLGETFSSYISVHNDSNQVVKDILVKADLQTSSQRLNLSASSAAVAELKPDCCIDDVIHHEVKEIGTHILVCAVSYTTQTGEKMYFRKFFKFQVLKPLDVKTKFYNAESDLSSVTDEVFLEAQIQNITTSPMFMEKVSLEPSIMYNVAELNTVETAGESESTFGSRTYLQPMDTRQYLYCLKPKQEFAEKAGVIKGVTVIGKLDIVWKTNLGERGRLQTSQLQRMAPGYGDVRLSLETIPDTVNLEEPFDITCKITNCSERTMDLVLEMCNTNSIHWCGVSGRQLGKLHPSSSLHLALTLLSSVQGLQSVSGLRLTDTFLKRTYEYDDIAQVCVVSSKVKQES from the exons TGATGAGGCTAACCAAACCTACCTTATTCACTAATATTCCGGTGACCTGTGAAGAGAGAGATTTGCCAG GTAATCTATTTAACCAGCTCATGAAAGATGATCCTTCTACTGTAAAAGGAGCAGAAGCTTTGATGCTAGGAGAAATGCTGACTTTGCCTCAAAATTTTGG aaatatatttctgggagaaacattttccagttACATTAGTGTACATAATGACAGTAACCAAGTTGTCAAGGACATACTGGTGAAG GCTGACCTTCAGACAAGTTCTCAGCGTCTGAACCTTTCAGCTTCTAGTGCTGCAGTGGCAGAACTTAAACCTGACTGTTGTATTGATGATGTGATTCATCATGAAGTAAAGGAAATAGGAACACACAT CTTAGTTTGTGCAGTAAGTTACACTACGCAGACAGGGGAGAAGATGTACTTCAGAAAGTTCTTCAAATTTCAG gTTCTCAAACCACTAGATGTCAAAACCAAATTCTACAATGCGGAG AGTGACCTCAGTTCTgtg acAGATGAAGTGTTTCTGGAAGCTCAGATACAGAATATCACTACCTCTCCAATGTTTATGGAGAAGGTTTCTTTAGAGCCATCCATTATGTACAATGTTGCGGAACTGAACACAGTTGAAACAGCAGGGGAAAG tgagTCCACTTTTGGCTCAAGGACTTATTTACAACCTATGGATACACGTCAATACTTATACTGCCTAAAACCAAAGCAGGAATTTGCAGAGAAAGCTGGAGTAATAAAAGGTGTAACAGTGATTGGAAAACTAGACATCGTATGGAAAACGAATCTAGGTGAACGAGGAAGGCTGCAAACAAGCCAACTCCAAAGAATG GCACCTGGTTATGGTGATGTAAGGCTTTCTCTGGAGACAATACCAGACACTGTAAATTTGGAAGAACCTTTTGATATTACATGTAAAATAACAAATTGCAG TGAAAGGACTATGGATCTGGTTTTAGAAATGTGCAATACGAATTCCATCCACTGGTGTGGAGTTTCAGGAAGACAACTTGGAAAGCTGCACCCAAGTTCATCGCTCCATCTTGCACTTACGTTATTGTCTTCAGTGCAGGGATTACAA AGTGTTTCTGGCTTGAGACTTACAGACACATTTTTGAAGAGAACATATGAGTATGATGATATTGCTCAAGTCTGTGTGGTTTCTTCAAAAGTCAaacaagaaagctga
- the TRAPPC13 gene encoding trafficking protein particle complex subunit 13 isoform X1, translated as MDVAQPKQEHLLALKVMRLTKPTLFTNIPVTCEERDLPGNLFNQLMKDDPSTVKGAEALMLGEMLTLPQNFGNIFLGETFSSYISVHNDSNQVVKDILVKADLQTSSQRLNLSASSAAVAELKPDCCIDDVIHHEVKEIGTHILVCAVSYTTQTGEKMYFRKFFKFQVLKPLDVKTKFYNAESDLSSVTDEVFLEAQIQNITTSPMFMEKVSLEPSIMYNVAELNTVETAGESESTFGSRTYLQPMDTRQYLYCLKPKQEFAEKAGVIKGVTVIGKLDIVWKTNLGERGRLQTSQLQRMAPGYGDVRLSLETIPDTVNLEEPFDITCKITNCSSERTMDLVLEMCNTNSIHWCGVSGRQLGKLHPSSSLHLALTLLSSVQGLQSVSGLRLTDTFLKRTYEYDDIAQVCVVSSKVKQES; from the exons TGATGAGGCTAACCAAACCTACCTTATTCACTAATATTCCGGTGACCTGTGAAGAGAGAGATTTGCCAG GTAATCTATTTAACCAGCTCATGAAAGATGATCCTTCTACTGTAAAAGGAGCAGAAGCTTTGATGCTAGGAGAAATGCTGACTTTGCCTCAAAATTTTGG aaatatatttctgggagaaacattttccagttACATTAGTGTACATAATGACAGTAACCAAGTTGTCAAGGACATACTGGTGAAG GCTGACCTTCAGACAAGTTCTCAGCGTCTGAACCTTTCAGCTTCTAGTGCTGCAGTGGCAGAACTTAAACCTGACTGTTGTATTGATGATGTGATTCATCATGAAGTAAAGGAAATAGGAACACACAT CTTAGTTTGTGCAGTAAGTTACACTACGCAGACAGGGGAGAAGATGTACTTCAGAAAGTTCTTCAAATTTCAG gTTCTCAAACCACTAGATGTCAAAACCAAATTCTACAATGCGGAG AGTGACCTCAGTTCTgtg acAGATGAAGTGTTTCTGGAAGCTCAGATACAGAATATCACTACCTCTCCAATGTTTATGGAGAAGGTTTCTTTAGAGCCATCCATTATGTACAATGTTGCGGAACTGAACACAGTTGAAACAGCAGGGGAAAG tgagTCCACTTTTGGCTCAAGGACTTATTTACAACCTATGGATACACGTCAATACTTATACTGCCTAAAACCAAAGCAGGAATTTGCAGAGAAAGCTGGAGTAATAAAAGGTGTAACAGTGATTGGAAAACTAGACATCGTATGGAAAACGAATCTAGGTGAACGAGGAAGGCTGCAAACAAGCCAACTCCAAAGAATG GCACCTGGTTATGGTGATGTAAGGCTTTCTCTGGAGACAATACCAGACACTGTAAATTTGGAAGAACCTTTTGATATTACATGTAAAATAACAAATTGCAG CAGTGAAAGGACTATGGATCTGGTTTTAGAAATGTGCAATACGAATTCCATCCACTGGTGTGGAGTTTCAGGAAGACAACTTGGAAAGCTGCACCCAAGTTCATCGCTCCATCTTGCACTTACGTTATTGTCTTCAGTGCAGGGATTACAA AGTGTTTCTGGCTTGAGACTTACAGACACATTTTTGAAGAGAACATATGAGTATGATGATATTGCTCAAGTCTGTGTGGTTTCTTCAAAAGTCAaacaagaaagctga
- the TRAPPC13 gene encoding trafficking protein particle complex subunit 13 isoform X3, translating into MDVAQPKQEHLLALKVMRLTKPTLFTNIPVTCEERDLPGNLFNQLMKDDPSTVKGAEALMLGEMLTLPQNFGNIFLGETFSSYISVHNDSNQVVKDILVKADLQTSSQRLNLSASSAAVAELKPDCCIDDVIHHEVKEIGTHILVCAVSYTTQTGEKMYFRKFFKFQVLKPLDVKTKFYNAETDEVFLEAQIQNITTSPMFMEKVSLEPSIMYNVAELNTVETAGESESTFGSRTYLQPMDTRQYLYCLKPKQEFAEKAGVIKGVTVIGKLDIVWKTNLGERGRLQTSQLQRMAPGYGDVRLSLETIPDTVNLEEPFDITCKITNCSSERTMDLVLEMCNTNSIHWCGVSGRQLGKLHPSSSLHLALTLLSSVQGLQSVSGLRLTDTFLKRTYEYDDIAQVCVVSSKVKQES; encoded by the exons TGATGAGGCTAACCAAACCTACCTTATTCACTAATATTCCGGTGACCTGTGAAGAGAGAGATTTGCCAG GTAATCTATTTAACCAGCTCATGAAAGATGATCCTTCTACTGTAAAAGGAGCAGAAGCTTTGATGCTAGGAGAAATGCTGACTTTGCCTCAAAATTTTGG aaatatatttctgggagaaacattttccagttACATTAGTGTACATAATGACAGTAACCAAGTTGTCAAGGACATACTGGTGAAG GCTGACCTTCAGACAAGTTCTCAGCGTCTGAACCTTTCAGCTTCTAGTGCTGCAGTGGCAGAACTTAAACCTGACTGTTGTATTGATGATGTGATTCATCATGAAGTAAAGGAAATAGGAACACACAT CTTAGTTTGTGCAGTAAGTTACACTACGCAGACAGGGGAGAAGATGTACTTCAGAAAGTTCTTCAAATTTCAG gTTCTCAAACCACTAGATGTCAAAACCAAATTCTACAATGCGGAG acAGATGAAGTGTTTCTGGAAGCTCAGATACAGAATATCACTACCTCTCCAATGTTTATGGAGAAGGTTTCTTTAGAGCCATCCATTATGTACAATGTTGCGGAACTGAACACAGTTGAAACAGCAGGGGAAAG tgagTCCACTTTTGGCTCAAGGACTTATTTACAACCTATGGATACACGTCAATACTTATACTGCCTAAAACCAAAGCAGGAATTTGCAGAGAAAGCTGGAGTAATAAAAGGTGTAACAGTGATTGGAAAACTAGACATCGTATGGAAAACGAATCTAGGTGAACGAGGAAGGCTGCAAACAAGCCAACTCCAAAGAATG GCACCTGGTTATGGTGATGTAAGGCTTTCTCTGGAGACAATACCAGACACTGTAAATTTGGAAGAACCTTTTGATATTACATGTAAAATAACAAATTGCAG CAGTGAAAGGACTATGGATCTGGTTTTAGAAATGTGCAATACGAATTCCATCCACTGGTGTGGAGTTTCAGGAAGACAACTTGGAAAGCTGCACCCAAGTTCATCGCTCCATCTTGCACTTACGTTATTGTCTTCAGTGCAGGGATTACAA AGTGTTTCTGGCTTGAGACTTACAGACACATTTTTGAAGAGAACATATGAGTATGATGATATTGCTCAAGTCTGTGTGGTTTCTTCAAAAGTCAaacaagaaagctga